A region from the uncultured Draconibacterium sp. genome encodes:
- a CDS encoding potassium transporter TrkG, whose product MNLKIIFRVLGFLLIVEGIAMCIALLVALIYGESDILAFLISAGINLAIGGAIAVGTTKAKKEIGKREGFIIVSMVWIVFSFFGSLPYIISGSIPSFTDAFFETISGFTTTGSSILNDIEALPHGMLFWRSITQWLGGMGIIVLSLAILPVFGIGGMQLFMAEVPGPTPDKISPRIKQTAKTLWVIYLAFTIAETLLLWIGGMSFFDAICHSFTTMATGGFSTKQASIAHWPSPFIQYVIIIFMFLAGTNFTLSYFAIKGKFSVAYKDEEFKYYSFFTLGFTALIFIGLLITTQLGIEKAFRDALFQVITIITTTGYATADYLTWAPVLTMLIFLLFFFGGSAGSTGGGIKIMRIVVLLKNGYYELKRLVHPNAIIPVRFNKHSVDAKIVTNVLAFFMIYFVIFAFSTVIFTLIEPDMESSMGAVATCLGNIGPGLGSVGPAENFYHIKPVGKWFLSFLMLLGRLELFTVLVLFSPSFWKE is encoded by the coding sequence ATGAATTTAAAAATCATTTTCAGAGTACTCGGTTTTCTGCTAATTGTTGAAGGTATTGCCATGTGCATTGCCCTGCTGGTTGCTCTTATTTATGGTGAATCGGATATTCTTGCATTCCTGATCTCAGCCGGAATTAACCTTGCCATTGGAGGTGCTATTGCCGTAGGAACCACAAAAGCAAAAAAAGAAATAGGAAAACGCGAAGGATTCATAATCGTTTCCATGGTATGGATTGTTTTTTCGTTTTTTGGCAGTCTGCCCTACATTATAAGTGGTTCTATTCCGAGTTTTACCGACGCCTTTTTTGAAACAATTTCCGGATTTACAACAACCGGCTCATCCATTTTAAACGATATTGAAGCATTACCACATGGTATGCTTTTTTGGCGCAGCATTACCCAGTGGCTCGGAGGCATGGGAATCATTGTCTTGTCTCTTGCCATTCTACCGGTATTTGGAATTGGGGGTATGCAGCTTTTTATGGCCGAGGTGCCTGGGCCTACGCCCGATAAAATAAGTCCAAGGATTAAGCAAACAGCCAAAACGCTCTGGGTAATTTACCTGGCTTTTACTATTGCCGAAACACTACTTTTGTGGATTGGAGGAATGTCGTTTTTTGATGCAATATGCCACTCGTTTACCACAATGGCCACCGGAGGTTTTTCTACAAAACAAGCCAGTATTGCGCATTGGCCATCGCCGTTTATACAATATGTTATAATCATTTTTATGTTCCTGGCCGGAACAAACTTCACTCTTTCCTACTTTGCCATAAAAGGTAAATTTTCAGTGGCTTATAAAGACGAAGAATTTAAATATTATAGTTTTTTTACGCTCGGCTTTACCGCTTTAATATTTATTGGCCTGCTAATAACTACCCAACTTGGGATTGAAAAGGCCTTTCGCGATGCATTGTTTCAGGTAATAACAATTATTACAACAACGGGTTATGCAACTGCCGATTACCTCACATGGGCGCCGGTTCTTACCATGCTCATTTTTCTGTTGTTCTTTTTTGGGGGCTCTGCGGGTTCAACAGGTGGTGGCATAAAAATTATGCGAATAGTAGTGCTACTAAAAAATGGTTATTACGAACTAAAACGCCTGGTTCATCCCAATGCAATTATTCCTGTTCGTTTTAACAAGCACTCGGTTGATGCCAAAATTGTAACCAATGTATTGGCTTTCTTCATGATTTACTTTGTAATTTTTGCCTTTAGCACGGTTATATTTACCTTAATTGAACCCGACATGGAATCATCGATGGGTGCTGTTGCAACCTGTTTGGGTAATATTGGTCCTGGACTTGGGAGTGTTGGCCCGGCAGAAAATTTTTACCACATTAAACCTGTTGGTAAATGGTTCTTATCTTTTCTGATGCTGTTGGGAAGGCTTGAATTATTTACCGTGCTCGTTCTTTTCTCGCCATCATTCTGGAAAGAATAA
- the gmhB gene encoding D-glycero-beta-D-manno-heptose 1,7-bisphosphate 7-phosphatase, which translates to MNTENENKALFLDRDGTINIEKNYVYKIEDFEFIPGIFELLKRYQDKGFLLFIVTNQSGIARKYYTETDFKHLTGWMLQQLEKQGIHITKVYHCPHHPSITGECNCRKPNPGMLNQAIEQFNISPVKSVLIGDKKRDILAGQSAGIGKNLYIQNLLQTGFE; encoded by the coding sequence ATGAACACTGAAAATGAAAATAAGGCTCTTTTTCTCGATCGCGATGGAACCATAAACATTGAAAAGAATTACGTGTACAAAATTGAAGATTTTGAATTCATTCCCGGAATTTTTGAACTCCTCAAACGCTATCAGGATAAAGGTTTTCTGTTATTTATTGTTACCAATCAATCGGGTATTGCCCGAAAATACTACACCGAAACAGATTTTAAGCACTTAACCGGCTGGATGCTTCAACAGCTTGAAAAACAAGGAATACACATAACAAAAGTATATCATTGCCCGCATCACCCGTCAATTACAGGCGAATGTAATTGTCGCAAACCAAATCCGGGCATGCTTAACCAGGCCATAGAACAATTTAATATTAGTCCTGTTAAATCTGTGTTGATCGGAGATAAAAAAAGAGATATTTTGGCCGGACAAAGCGCAGGGATTGGAAAGAATTTATATATTCAAAATTTATTACAGACAGGTTTCGAATAA
- the ruvX gene encoding Holliday junction resolvase RuvX has protein sequence MARILSIDYGKKRTGLAVTDPEQIIANRLTTIATHTIWDFLTEYFSKEKVEAVVVGYPKQMNNQASESVRFINPFLKKFQQKYPEIKLEIYDERFTSKMAFQTMIDGGLKKQKRRDKALIDAISATIILQNYLEQKRNLLR, from the coding sequence ATGGCCCGGATATTATCAATTGATTACGGAAAAAAAAGAACCGGACTGGCAGTTACCGATCCGGAACAAATAATTGCCAACCGCTTAACAACAATTGCCACACATACCATTTGGGATTTCCTTACGGAGTATTTCTCGAAAGAAAAGGTTGAGGCTGTGGTTGTTGGCTACCCTAAACAGATGAACAACCAGGCCTCGGAATCTGTTAGGTTTATCAATCCGTTTTTAAAGAAATTTCAACAGAAATATCCGGAAATTAAATTGGAGATTTACGACGAACGTTTTACATCGAAAATGGCATTTCAAACCATGATTGATGGCGGACTAAAAAAGCAAAAAAGACGAGATAAAGCATTAATTGATGCCATAAGTGCAACAATTATTCTTCAAAATTATTTAGAACAAAAAAGAAATTTATTGAGGTGA
- the def gene encoding peptide deformylase, with protein MKYPITVYGDPVLRKKATVIEKEHPKLEEIIDNMWETMYYSDGVGLAAPQVGMPIRMFVIDASAGADEEPELENFKKVFINPQIIETKGDEWTMNEGCLSLPEIREDVSRPDEVTLKYQDENFTEHLETFKGFAGRVIQHEYDHLEGILFVDHLSPLRKRLLKGKLLAISKGKVQPHYRIRIPK; from the coding sequence ATGAAATATCCGATTACAGTATACGGCGACCCGGTTTTAAGAAAAAAAGCCACAGTGATTGAAAAAGAGCATCCAAAACTTGAAGAGATTATCGACAATATGTGGGAAACCATGTATTACTCTGACGGTGTTGGTTTAGCCGCGCCACAAGTTGGCATGCCAATCCGTATGTTTGTTATCGATGCATCGGCAGGCGCCGACGAAGAACCTGAATTGGAAAATTTCAAGAAAGTTTTTATAAATCCACAAATTATTGAAACGAAGGGCGATGAATGGACCATGAACGAAGGTTGCCTTAGCTTACCCGAAATTAGGGAAGATGTGAGCCGCCCAGATGAAGTAACCCTTAAGTACCAGGACGAAAACTTTACCGAACACCTTGAAACATTCAAAGGCTTCGCGGGCCGGGTAATACAACACGAATACGACCATTTAGAAGGTATTTTATTTGTTGACCATTTATCGCCGCTACGCAAGAGGCTCTTAAAGGGGAAATTACTTGCTATCTCGAAAGGGAAGGTGCAACCACACTATCGGATAAGAATTCCGAAATAA
- a CDS encoding ComEC/Rec2 family competence protein, with translation MENTFNKITFLRIAAAFALGVFLASAISINTTIAVLLALSIIGVLSFLNKWYRFYVVTLFGGLSFIIFILFGAIAFNTHLAKQTAPKAEAYIATIQEAPQEKNNSFKSLLTISNILVNDSLFTAREKLLVYFEKTKKAENLQPGMQLIFRQHPTPIENRGNPYEFDYKKYLERKQVYRQVYLNQDSYTISGFKQQSRAILAEKVRNKLLKIYHSQNIGKQETEILSALTLGYKRDLDRETKHIFSSAGAMHVLAVSGLHVGILFFVFSYLFGFLQKRRLGKYVYVVASISFLWAYAFITGLSPSVMRACTMFSLIILASNINRRANIYNSLAASAFLLLLINPNNLFEVGFQLSYSAVFGIVYLQPKIAGLWQVKNKILLFFWNLATVSIAAQIATFPLSAYYFNQFPTYFLISNLIVIPAATVLIPLGLSLLILSSLPWVGAAISFIIKWIIKSVFFVLSTLETAPFSTVELVLHKTDLLLVIFILVSLLFLIAQGKAVFLKSALAGSFLLVLSVLYTQYNQMHTREIIVLNVKETTACFITSNQMYVVSYDSISTDDYRFFALQNIKRKKRLKKITFLTPKTNYLDNHLCIQKELLVFEGKKILFIQQNTTTPKRNMPSLTFYQSALTPHQDKKKVHQTAIYYYPSSSVNTQQNYKHSLYSQGAFTIHW, from the coding sequence TTGGAAAACACATTTAATAAAATAACCTTTTTACGAATCGCCGCGGCATTTGCCCTTGGTGTATTTTTGGCATCTGCAATCAGCATCAATACAACAATTGCTGTATTACTGGCATTGAGCATAATTGGTGTACTTAGCTTCTTAAATAAATGGTACCGGTTTTATGTTGTAACTTTATTTGGTGGACTGTCATTTATTATATTTATCCTATTTGGAGCGATAGCTTTCAATACGCACCTGGCAAAACAAACAGCACCGAAAGCCGAAGCCTATATTGCAACAATACAAGAAGCCCCGCAAGAAAAAAACAACTCTTTTAAAAGCCTGCTTACCATTAGCAACATTTTGGTTAATGATTCATTATTTACAGCTCGTGAAAAGTTATTGGTATACTTTGAAAAAACGAAGAAAGCAGAAAATCTGCAACCTGGAATGCAGCTTATTTTCAGACAACACCCCACTCCTATTGAGAATCGGGGCAATCCATATGAATTTGATTATAAAAAATACCTGGAAAGAAAACAGGTTTACAGGCAAGTTTATTTAAACCAGGACAGCTACACCATAAGTGGTTTCAAGCAACAATCACGAGCTATTTTAGCAGAAAAAGTGCGTAACAAACTGCTCAAAATCTACCATTCCCAGAACATCGGGAAACAGGAAACCGAAATCTTATCAGCACTAACCCTTGGGTACAAAAGAGATTTGGACCGGGAAACCAAACACATTTTCTCGTCTGCAGGTGCCATGCATGTGCTTGCAGTTTCGGGTTTGCACGTGGGAATCCTGTTTTTTGTATTCTCTTATTTGTTTGGTTTTTTACAAAAAAGACGTTTGGGAAAATATGTATATGTAGTTGCAAGCATTAGCTTTTTATGGGCTTATGCGTTTATAACAGGTTTATCGCCTTCGGTAATGCGTGCATGCACCATGTTCAGCCTTATAATTCTTGCATCCAATATAAATCGTCGTGCCAATATTTATAATTCGTTGGCCGCCTCGGCATTTTTACTTTTGCTTATCAATCCGAATAATCTTTTTGAAGTTGGTTTTCAACTGTCGTACTCGGCTGTTTTCGGAATCGTATATTTGCAACCAAAAATTGCAGGTCTGTGGCAGGTAAAAAACAAAATCCTTCTCTTTTTCTGGAACCTTGCCACTGTTTCCATTGCTGCTCAAATAGCAACCTTCCCTTTATCGGCATACTATTTTAACCAGTTTCCCACCTATTTTTTAATCAGTAACCTGATCGTAATTCCGGCAGCAACAGTGCTTATCCCTTTAGGCTTATCGTTGCTTATTTTATCCTCTCTTCCGTGGGTCGGTGCTGCCATATCTTTTATAATTAAATGGATTATCAAAAGTGTATTCTTCGTGCTTTCGACACTCGAAACTGCTCCATTCTCAACAGTTGAGCTTGTGCTACATAAAACAGATTTACTGCTGGTAATTTTCATTCTAGTATCCCTACTGTTTCTAATCGCGCAGGGCAAAGCAGTTTTTCTTAAATCGGCATTGGCCGGTAGTTTCCTGCTGGTTTTATCTGTTCTTTACACACAATACAACCAAATGCATACACGAGAAATAATTGTACTGAATGTAAAAGAAACAACCGCTTGTTTCATCACATCAAATCAGATGTATGTTGTTTCCTACGACTCAATATCTACCGACGATTACCGTTTTTTCGCTCTTCAAAACATTAAACGAAAAAAAAGACTGAAAAAAATTACATTTCTAACACCCAAAACCAACTACCTCGACAATCATTTATGCATTCAAAAAGAGCTATTGGTTTTTGAAGGAAAAAAAATATTGTTTATCCAGCAAAACACGACAACTCCAAAAAGGAATATGCCATCCCTAACATTTTACCAATCAGCGCTAACGCCTCATCAAGATAAAAAGAAAGTCCATCAAACGGCTATTTACTACTACCCGTCATCTTCGGTAAATACTCAACAAAACTACAAACATAGTTTATACAGCCAGGGAGCATTTACCATCCATTGGTAA
- a CDS encoding L-threonylcarbamoyladenylate synthase, translating into MLVRLFNENPNPREIRKVVDVLRGGGVIVYPTDTVYGLGCDITNQKAVEKVARYKGIQVEKSNFSFICSDFSHLSDYTKPIPNHIFKLIRKNLPGPFTFILEANNKVPKYFKGKKKTVGIRIPDNNIIREIVRELGNPILSSSVHDDDEILEYTTDPELIYEKFADVADLVIDGGYGELVPSTIIDCTTDEPTITRQGKGELEY; encoded by the coding sequence ATGTTGGTACGTTTATTCAACGAAAATCCTAATCCCCGAGAGATCAGAAAAGTTGTTGATGTGTTACGTGGAGGAGGGGTTATTGTTTATCCAACCGATACGGTTTATGGATTGGGGTGCGATATTACCAACCAGAAAGCAGTTGAAAAAGTGGCCCGTTACAAAGGCATACAGGTAGAAAAAAGTAATTTCTCGTTTATTTGCAGCGATTTTAGTCATTTGTCGGATTACACCAAACCCATACCGAATCATATTTTTAAACTGATAAGAAAGAACCTGCCGGGACCTTTTACTTTTATTTTAGAGGCAAACAATAAAGTACCGAAGTATTTTAAAGGAAAGAAAAAGACGGTTGGCATTCGGATTCCGGATAATAATATTATTCGCGAGATTGTTCGCGAGCTGGGTAACCCGATTTTATCTTCGTCGGTACACGACGATGATGAAATTTTAGAGTATACAACCGATCCTGAGTTGATTTACGAGAAATTTGCCGATGTGGCAGATCTGGTTATTGATGGCGGCTACGGAGAACTGGTGCCTTCAACAATAATTGATTGTACTACCGACGAACCAACAATAACAAGACAGGGCAAAGGCGAACTGGAGTATTAA
- the trkA gene encoding Trk system potassium transporter TrkA codes for MKVVIAGAGEVGTHLARMLTNENHDITLLDDSPEKLSKISNEVDLMAVTGSAHSFQDLKSTDLAKSDLFIAVTPFEERNVLACSMASYLGVSRTIARINNSEYLQERYRAKLNNLGINELIYPESLAAKEIVASVKQTATRQLIEFSNGKLIMMGIKVRENAPVLNKTFEELSQENQHLLVVAINRDNETIIPNGNDFIKNGDIVFFVTTPAEQNNVYELTGKKLFEVKNIMFLGGSRIAQKAVEKLGENYRIKIIEGDRKKCEKIADKFEKVLVINGDGRNLNLLREEGIEKMDAFVATTGNSETNILGCHLAKTFGVRRTVAEVENLAYMNLADNMDIGSIFNKKLIAAGYIYRFTLNAEISKVKCLTASDAEVFEFIAKPGARITQKPIKDLDFPTEAKIGGVIRGNMGYIAHGYTQIQEGDKVVVFTLPSGIKKLERFFK; via the coding sequence ATGAAAGTTGTTATTGCGGGTGCAGGTGAAGTTGGTACGCATTTAGCACGAATGTTAACCAATGAAAATCACGACATAACCCTGTTAGACGATTCGCCAGAGAAATTATCGAAGATTAGTAACGAGGTAGATTTGATGGCAGTAACAGGGTCGGCTCACTCTTTTCAGGACTTAAAAAGTACTGATCTTGCAAAATCCGATTTATTTATTGCAGTTACCCCTTTCGAAGAGCGGAACGTGTTGGCCTGCTCTATGGCTTCATATTTAGGTGTAAGTCGCACAATTGCACGAATTAACAACTCAGAATATCTTCAGGAAAGATACAGGGCCAAACTAAATAATCTTGGTATTAACGAGCTTATTTATCCCGAGAGCCTGGCCGCAAAAGAGATCGTTGCATCGGTAAAACAAACAGCAACACGACAGCTCATCGAGTTCTCAAACGGGAAACTGATTATGATGGGGATTAAAGTTCGCGAAAATGCCCCGGTACTTAATAAAACCTTTGAAGAACTCTCGCAGGAAAACCAACACCTACTGGTTGTTGCCATAAACCGCGATAATGAAACGATTATTCCGAACGGTAATGATTTTATAAAAAATGGTGACATCGTATTTTTTGTTACCACACCGGCCGAACAAAATAACGTATACGAACTTACCGGCAAGAAACTGTTCGAAGTTAAAAACATAATGTTTTTGGGAGGAAGTCGAATTGCCCAAAAGGCGGTAGAGAAACTCGGCGAAAATTATCGAATAAAAATTATTGAAGGTGACCGCAAAAAATGCGAAAAAATCGCTGATAAATTTGAAAAAGTTCTGGTAATTAATGGCGACGGGCGTAATCTCAACCTACTTCGTGAAGAAGGCATTGAAAAAATGGATGCTTTTGTTGCCACCACCGGAAATTCGGAAACAAATATTTTAGGTTGTCACCTGGCAAAAACATTTGGTGTACGCCGAACTGTTGCTGAAGTTGAAAACCTCGCCTATATGAACCTGGCCGACAATATGGACATTGGTAGTATTTTCAATAAAAAGCTTATTGCTGCAGGCTATATTTATCGCTTTACTTTAAATGCCGAAATTTCAAAAGTAAAATGCCTGACGGCATCAGATGCTGAAGTTTTTGAATTTATTGCCAAACCCGGTGCCCGAATTACCCAGAAACCGATAAAGGATCTTGATTTTCCAACGGAAGCAAAAATAGGGGGCGTAATTCGCGGAAACATGGGATATATTGCCCATGGGTACACCCAGATTCAGGAAGGCGACAAAGTGGTGGTGTTCACTTTGCCATCAGGAATAAAAAAACTGGAACGATTCTTCAAATAG
- the mnmD gene encoding tRNA (5-methylaminomethyl-2-thiouridine)(34)-methyltransferase MnmD — MQRKIINTGDGSKTLFVPEMDEQYHSVNGALTESRYVYLERGYLCSKAINPVVLEIGFGTGLNALITALHSNSLQKPTTYITLEKYPITPNEMEKLNYGDLISADAQQVFTKLHKVPWNIKTSITPYFNLLKIKADVTTFSFTDLPPADVIYFDAFGPDKQPEMWDELIFKTLFEHSAANSILVTYSAKGEIRRRLERSGYLTERLPGPPGKRQMLRAAKPSD, encoded by the coding sequence ATGCAAAGAAAAATAATAAACACCGGCGATGGCTCTAAAACGCTTTTTGTTCCCGAAATGGACGAACAATATCATTCGGTTAACGGTGCACTAACAGAATCGCGCTACGTGTACCTCGAACGGGGTTATCTGTGCAGTAAAGCAATAAATCCGGTAGTTTTAGAAATTGGATTTGGTACCGGGTTAAACGCCCTTATTACCGCTCTGCATTCCAATTCCTTGCAAAAACCAACTACTTACATAACTCTGGAGAAATATCCAATAACCCCAAATGAAATGGAAAAATTAAACTATGGAGATTTAATTTCAGCGGATGCGCAACAGGTTTTTACAAAATTACATAAGGTCCCCTGGAATATTAAAACAAGCATTACTCCCTACTTCAATCTATTAAAAATTAAAGCAGATGTAACCACCTTCTCCTTTACTGATCTACCACCGGCAGATGTAATATATTTTGATGCATTTGGCCCCGACAAGCAACCGGAAATGTGGGATGAGTTGATTTTTAAAACACTTTTTGAGCACAGTGCGGCTAACTCAATTTTGGTAACCTATAGTGCAAAAGGGGAAATCCGTAGACGACTGGAACGGTCAGGATATTTAACAGAGCGGCTGCCAGGGCCTCCCGGAAAACGCCAGATGCTGCGTGCAGCAAAGCCTTCAGACTAA
- a CDS encoding SIS domain-containing protein, producing the protein MCKTAEQIKELSVLCERVLADKQITATLDQVTTTIINAYKTGNKTIFCGNGGSAAEAQHLAAELSGKFNFERRPIPAEACHVNSSFVTAVSNDYDFTQVYSRHIDGFGCKGDILIGLSTSGTSENIVNAFKTAQTKGLTTVALTGKTGGALDALSDFIIKVPSENVPRIQEIHLLVGHIICEKVEKALFGDEH; encoded by the coding sequence ATGTGTAAAACAGCTGAACAGATTAAAGAATTGTCGGTACTTTGCGAACGTGTGCTTGCCGACAAGCAAATTACAGCCACCTTAGACCAGGTAACTACCACTATTATAAATGCCTATAAAACAGGAAACAAAACCATTTTTTGCGGCAACGGAGGCAGTGCTGCCGAAGCACAACATTTGGCTGCCGAACTATCAGGCAAATTTAATTTCGAGCGCCGGCCAATTCCGGCAGAAGCCTGCCATGTTAACTCCTCGTTTGTTACCGCAGTATCAAACGATTATGATTTTACGCAAGTGTATAGCCGCCACATTGATGGCTTTGGTTGTAAAGGCGATATTTTAATTGGCTTATCTACCTCCGGAACTTCAGAAAATATTGTAAACGCATTTAAAACTGCCCAAACAAAAGGATTAACAACTGTAGCCTTAACCGGCAAAACCGGAGGAGCTTTAGATGCACTCAGCGATTTTATAATCAAGGTGCCTTCAGAAAATGTACCGCGCATTCAGGAAATTCACCTGCTAGTGGGCCATATTATTTGCGAAAAAGTTGAAAAAGCTCTTTTTGGAGATGAACACTGA
- a CDS encoding NUDIX domain-containing protein, producing MGQFIIRVYGLIVNNKNEILLSDEFVLNTKMTKFPGGGLEFGEGLIDGLKREFEEECNGQQLKNIRHFYTTDFYQKALYFENAQLISIYFLADLHAPLKFRITNKAFDFEIEGAEQQSFRWEKIKDLKESDITFPIDKFVLNKLKETFDV from the coding sequence ATGGGACAATTTATTATACGGGTTTACGGATTAATTGTAAACAACAAAAACGAAATCCTGTTATCTGACGAGTTTGTACTGAACACCAAAATGACCAAATTCCCGGGTGGTGGCTTAGAGTTTGGCGAAGGATTAATTGATGGACTTAAACGCGAATTTGAAGAGGAATGTAATGGCCAGCAACTAAAAAACATTCGGCATTTTTACACCACCGACTTTTATCAGAAAGCACTCTATTTCGAAAATGCCCAGCTAATTAGCATCTACTTTTTGGCTGATTTGCATGCCCCTCTGAAGTTTCGAATTACAAACAAAGCTTTTGATTTTGAGATAGAAGGTGCAGAACAACAAAGCTTCCGGTGGGAAAAAATAAAAGACCTGAAAGAGAGCGATATTACTTTTCCAATTGATAAATTTGTACTCAACAAGCTTAAAGAAACTTTTGATGTGTAA
- the miaA gene encoding tRNA (adenosine(37)-N6)-dimethylallyltransferase MiaA: MPKTLVVITGPTGIGKTDLSIKLAQHFNTEIVSADSRQIFKELSIGTAVPSASELATVKHHFIHSHSVEENYNASRYESEALERIEQLFQKKDILLLVGGSMLYIDAICKGIDIMPDADPEIRAALKKQLADEGLESLRLQLKKLDPEYYKTVDLKNPNRIIHALEISIQTGKPYSSFRLNTKKKRHFNIIKIALNCERDVLHNRINLRVDKMMEAGLEKEARRVYPKKEWNSLNTVGYRELFAFFDGKITRDNAVELIKRNSRRYARKQITWFRRDETVNWFEPTNTPEIINFITSQLG; encoded by the coding sequence ATGCCAAAAACTCTTGTTGTAATAACCGGCCCAACCGGAATTGGAAAAACCGATTTAAGCATAAAACTTGCCCAGCATTTTAATACAGAAATAGTATCAGCCGATTCGCGACAAATTTTTAAAGAATTGAGTATTGGCACGGCCGTACCCTCAGCAAGCGAACTTGCCACCGTAAAACATCATTTTATTCACAGCCACTCGGTTGAAGAAAACTACAACGCAAGCCGCTACGAATCGGAAGCACTTGAACGGATTGAGCAATTATTTCAAAAAAAAGATATTCTTTTGTTGGTGGGTGGTTCAATGCTTTATATTGATGCCATTTGCAAAGGAATAGACATAATGCCTGATGCCGATCCGGAAATTCGGGCAGCACTTAAAAAGCAACTTGCCGATGAAGGTCTGGAAAGTTTACGGCTTCAACTAAAAAAACTTGACCCGGAGTACTATAAAACGGTTGATTTAAAAAATCCAAATCGCATTATTCATGCGCTTGAAATTAGTATTCAAACGGGTAAACCTTATTCGTCGTTTCGTTTAAATACCAAAAAAAAGCGGCATTTCAACATTATAAAAATTGCCTTAAACTGCGAGCGCGACGTGCTTCACAACAGAATAAACCTGCGGGTAGATAAAATGATGGAGGCTGGCCTGGAAAAAGAAGCCCGGCGAGTATATCCTAAAAAAGAATGGAACTCTTTAAATACGGTTGGTTACCGCGAATTATTTGCTTTTTTTGATGGTAAAATTACACGCGACAATGCAGTTGAATTAATTAAACGTAACTCGCGAAGATACGCCCGCAAACAAATTACATGGTTTCGGCGCGACGAAACAGTTAACTGGTTTGAGCCAACAAACACACCCGAAATCATCAACTTTATTACATCACAATTAGGCTAA